The window ATTAAACTCAGTCCATTACAGGGCATGGCCTGCTTGTAAAAGAGTTTGGGTGCTTAATTGGTCcgcctgcagtccagacctttcACCAACTTATAATATTAGGAAAATTACATACATCAACATAGttcttttgggggaaaaaaacaacatgatcCAAGGCTGTCAAGCGGTTAAAATTCTGGCAGAAAAGGACAAGACTGCCCCCAAGTCTCCTCAGTTCCAAGATGTATTTGAACTGTCGTTAAATGAAGGGATGAACATACTTCTGTCCAGATATTTTTCTGAGGATGTGTTGCTGTCAACAAATTTAAAATGACCTGATTATGTGAGTTCCTCACTTATAGGGTTTTATGTTTTCTTCTTTATCATCTTCTATTTTGAATACAATGAGGATTTTTGTGATTTGAAAATCATATACAAATACAGTGGAAGAAACCATGAAGGATGATCAAATATCCATTGAAAACCAAGACTGTGGCAAAACGCGAGTCTGTTACCTTCATAGACAGTTGTTTCTTTGTCCTCATTTTCTTGATCACTTTTTAAGTCTGATGGAAAAGGAACACTACAGTGAATTTTAACACAGAGGACAGTTGCAGAATTACTGGATCAACTGGATCAATTTATATCACATggatacatgtatatatatatatatatatatatatatatatatatatatatatatatatatatatatatatatatatatatatatatatagagagagagagagagagagagagagagagagagagagagagaatgataTCAACCAAAGAATAATCAGCCTGTTTAAACTCACAGGTGGATGTAGATGGAGACATGTCGCGATCATAGGCAAGGTAGCTTGTGGTGCTGGGAGGACTGGTCTCTGTCACAGGAGAGTACAGCGTAAGTACAAATGCATGgatatttaaaaatagctttaattgaaaatatattagCTCAGTTAAATTAAAGTAATATTCTGAGGGTGCTTTCCATGAACCTTTCAACATTGTTACCCTTTTGTATATTTCatgtacaatataaaatgaCATGGTGTGCTAATGATAAACGAAACTACTCTGATCGTAATTTCTggatacaaactttttttcttaataactAAAACCAACTTATTCTTATATTTTGCCTTATTAATTGTTTATCACACATACTGTAGATGCATTCTTGTAAACATCACTGAAACTTTCCTGAAAAGTGTTTGACGCTGTCATTTAGATGTTTCCGGATCCATAACTGTAGTGAGATCTCTTATCATATTTAGATATTCACATGTGGAGGAATGTATGACGACTCTACCAATGTAATGACAGCTGTGTTTATATTGATTTCAGTGTGAGCacgtgctgaaaaaaaaaaacaaaacaaaaaaaaaacccgcaCACACATTTACAAATAGCCTGAAATTCCCCTTTTACACAAGCCAAAACCAGATTGGGTGTTTCCACCCAGATGTAATACATCTCCACCTGATGCCAAAACAGCCAAGTCATGTTCACATGAAAACATGATAGCGTGTCACATGCCAGTGAAGTTCCGACAAAATTCTGTCAATATGAGCAGAAAGTCAAGCATGCAAATACCAAAACATTGGTCACATTACTTCCCCTTTACAGTGGAAATGTGACTTAATGTGTCACGGCTCATCAGGGAGTTTCATTTACTTTATTGCTGAAATGAGAGATGGCTCTTTACAACAGGACGCACATGTCTCTACCCAGTTTGACAAAAATGCAACAGCAAGACTGTCCCACTCTCAAAACGTCAGCATTTTGGGATGCTGAGTTATGAACTCGGTTATTTTTATGTGCAACTAAGGACACATTTTTCGCCCTATTGATAAAAAGTGCTAAAACAAAAAACCctcagttttattctgttttaggTGAGTGCGGTATTCTCTACACGTATTAAATGGATTATGAGACCTAAATCAGTATAAGTACAGCAGAAGTACAGTATCTGTTTCAAAGAGAGTGATCCCTGCTTACAGGTCTTCCTCTCAGGTTAAAGAATGAATGCCACAACTCTACAACCAATCAATTGTTACTCATATTGCTACCATTTGTCCACCCATTCATGCAATAACTTCTGTATATTTGCGTTTGGGTCACTGGGACAGAAGCCTGACCAAAAAATCCCAGACTTCCTTTTCCCTAACCACCTGTTCTTGCTCTTACAGCGGGAATACTGAGGCATTTCCGAGCCAGCATAGAGATATAATGTCTCCAGCACAACTTGGGTCTGCCCTGGGACCTCTTCCTAGTTGGATATGCTGGAAACACTTCCTTTATAGGTGTCCTGAAATCATTAAAACCAGATGCCAAAACCTCCTCAGCTTGCAGCTCTCGATGTGAAAGAACAATAACTCTGAGTAAACTTCATCCTGAGCTTCTCACCCTTTTTTTAGGGAGAGTCCAGCCATCCTGCAGCCGAGAAGCCTCTACCATTTGTAATGTGTGAATTACTAAGTCTCAAATCGTGGAACGTCTCACATCCCAGtaaattcaaaacaaacatttctttCAGAAGCAAATGTTACTGGACATAGAAGCCCTCTTTCTTATTTTGTCTCAATTCCAGACATACACCTTATTTATTACTATGCAACGAAGATGTCATGGGAATTTCAGTGGCTGGTTACCTTTACGTCGACGGTATGCGAGCACTCCGACAATAATGCCTGTCATTATTACCATTATGCTCACTACAATGATGACAGCGTCATTTTTTCCATCAACACGTGGTATTTCATCTGTAGAAGGAGAACATTTCAATTATAACAGACCCAGGATGGGTTTATCGTGTTAATATCCAtctttttaatgtgtttatgTAGTTTGGAAAGAACCAGAAAAGCCAAACTGCTACAGAATTCCCCTTACTGGTCAAGAGCTAGACTAATTGTGGGTAACTATGCCTTCCTCTTTATTAATAGTTGTTCAACAGTGTATGCAGACACTCTATTTACTGTACTTCTCTTCTTTGAGTTGCTTTATTGCAAAATATCAGCTTATCCCTATGGGTGTTTTTAGCTGATTTCAGATGAAAAACTTCTTTCCCAAGAAATTGCATAATGCTTTTTTATGTTCTGCATACCGTATCCTGACATATGGTGTCTAAAAGAGCAAATgctcactcacacacaaaagTGAAACTATGAACCGTCTGaagatatattaaaaaaaaaagcgagagagagagagagagtaaaacaACACATTTCTTCAAACACCTTTCCATGGCATCTCTATACTCATACTCTCATAACTAATGAGAGCGACTATCGGAACAAACACCCTCAGCTTCCATGATGAATTGGGGAAATCTCGCAGCTTGTAAAATGTTAGGATCTTAAGCTTTGAAACTTTCATTTGATGTGGTTTCAATATAAGATTTACAGTaaataatcaaaaagaaaataggaacattactggaagcagcagcagatagATGTGTGAAATGACATTTAATTTCCTGTCTTGCCTTTAGATGCAGCTGCTGTCTGATAAAGGCACAGaactctttcattttctttctttcttttgtaaaaGGGAAGTTGGTgggcattttgaaaaaaaaagtcaaaatagtaATGCAAGTGCAACATTACGGTTAATTTCTAGTTTCTCATTTATGTGTGACAGAGTTTGTATGCTGGACTTAAACCTGGATTTTCCTCTAGTTAAATATTTTCGAGGGTTGTCCTGAAAGAAAACCTCAGTGGACAATAAAGAGGGAAACAAATTACCTGGAATGTGAAATGTTGTAGAGTAGCCATCATTTACAAAGGTACAGGTGTAGTTGTTTTTCTCTGATGAGCTGACTTGTATCTGACTGGTGATTTTAAAAATGGGGTCTGGTACTGATGCAGTTGTGTTGACAGTATGGTGCGTCTGCTGGTGTCCATCCTCCCACACAACAGCGGACTCAGGGTATCCTTCAGACTGGCAGGTCAACAGAACCGTATCTTTCTCTCCAGTCCTCTCAATACGTTTAGTTACTGATTTATAAGCAGCTGCAGAAGAATCAGAAGTTTAAATTAGCAACATCCTATTCTGAGCGGTGAATCCTGCAGGGTATACAGATAAACAGAGGGTCTCTGTGAATTATTTAAACAAgtcaaaaactgttttcttCCCATTTGAGCAGcaatgttttcattttcattttcagaatGAGTAACATTTTAACTGCCCAGAAATGACCATGTTTAAAGGCTATTGAGCAAGATCAGTCCTTAAAGCAACCCCCTTGAGATATTCatctaaaagacaaaaaaatcacAGTATTAGATTCAGCTCTCACCTCCAACTGACAAAGTTATGGTTTTATAGTCAGTTCCTTCTGCTGTTTGAACCAAACACTGGTAAGTCCCTGAGTCATTGATCCTGAGATTGGACAACTGTAAAGTGAcacaagaagaaaacttataACATATCTTATCATAAACCATAATTCAATAGAACCATCCTCTCCCCAAGCTCTTATTTTGTACATTTGacataaatgataataaaccTGCATATCATCAACTCCCCCAACAACCAGCCAATTAATGAACTCATCAATCACACTTAAAACATACATGTCATAGTCTGTAGTTTTTTGTTACTCAatgtttttcctgttttatgttttgttgtttgtattttttttgttacatcCTTTCAACCCCCCCTGCCTTCATCTCTTGTCACCTTCCTTGATTATTCTACCTATTTGATTCTTGCCAACTGTTTATCAATAGCCCTTAAGCCTATATTTAGTCTCTTGTCTCTTCTCCCTTTGGTCAAATGTATTTCCTATGATTCTTTGTGTGATGTTCCCTCCTTTTctattaattaaaaacaaagtcttTACTATTCCTGCCTCTGAGTCTTCTATATGTGGCTTTTACTCCTGCATTCGTGACAAAACAAGTTTTCAAAGTGAGCAATATAACACAATTGTGAAGTACAATCTAATCAGTGTTGTTCtggtttaaacatacatggcttttacaaaaaaaaaaatcaggtttcCCAATGATGTATCATGTGCTGAACTCATGGGTAAGTGTCACAGCTAGGAAATTTGACTCACCATTTGTAATTCCCTACAGAATCAAAATGCGTTGGCTAGTTTAGACAGGCCTACTCAATGTTTCGGGGGAAATTCTGATGGAACTGGTTCAATAAAACTCCTACAAATGTTATGTACAGGAATTAAAATGTCACGTGATTGACAGTAATGACCTGCAACTTTGCCCAGCCGTTCTCCAGCTCATTCATAAGAAACTTCACCCGACCCCGATACTTCGAAGACGCAGAGTACTCCGTTCTCTTGTCGATCCGGATCACTTCCTGATACGGGTTGGCAGCAGTCCAGTACCAGGTCACCTTCACATCAAGGTCAGGATGTGATGGTTTTGGATTGAACTTGCAGCCCATTACAACGTGTCCTCCAAACTCTGACTTGTATGTGGTTTGCTCAGCCTCCACAGTGAACAAGACCACTGGAAACAAAACACAGTACCATAAAGATCAATGTAAACTTGGAGAGCAGCCAAGATGTGCCCTGACAGAGAAATATACAAAACAAACCATCATTATGTTTCAAATAatgatatctatatatatatatatatctatatacatctatatatctatatatctatatatatatatatatatatatatatatatatatatatatataaatatatatataaccacCACTTACCCGAGAGAGATGGATGAAAAATGACTGGCAAAATCACAACAAGCGTCCAATCCATTGATACCTAAAAAGGAAGCAAAAGGGAATTTTGCACATGTTGACATTTTTAGACTGTCTGGAGATGAGTAATTTTACTGATTCAGTCCTGATGTAAAGTTTGACAAATCTGACTTCCTCTGTTGGTAACTTTTTCAAAATTGGATGATGGTAAACATTTGTATTACTAATCTGAACATAACTCATGAATCACatgatttgattttttatttgACATAAAAACCACACATGGAAGCATTTCTAAAGCTTTGTATCATGAGTTATTTTGGTAAAATCTTCCAaagaaaaggcaaggcaagtttatttctatagcacaattcgaCAACAACGTGATTCAATGTGCttaacaaagacattaaaacataaataaaaagcatgatttaaaatttaaacaaaaaacgaataaaataaaacaaaacagaatttACAGGACTCAAACCTGATGGACTGTAACTCAAACAGAGTGTACAGGAGTTCAAATATTATTACGTTTAGAAACTGAAATTTACTAgtgtaaaagagtttaaaagcggtaattaaagacagacacacaccagttaaaaataattaaacaaatgagatgtAAGAAAGTGGGTTATGATGGATTGCCAAGACAAGACAACTGCAGCTATGCACAACCAATAAGTTCAATTTAGTAACAGGTGCACTTTTAGAGCCTATAAAATACATTTGTCTGTGTTTATTGTCCAAAGTTAAGTGGTACAGTTTTACATCTTGTAAAGCTTTTGTAGTGATGAATcccaaacatgtttatttccgTGTCAATATAAAACCACATAAATATGCAAAATAAAATCCCATGATTAAGTGtcaaggagaagaaaaagctgCATTCTTTCTCTTAACAATGTAACAGCTGGTAATGTTTTATCACAATTGTATCTCTAaagcctgcatgttttagttcaAATAAGCCAGTGATAGAGTCTCCTACCTGCGGTAACTTGTTTTTCATGTGCTGTTTCCGTCTGTCTTCATCTCTCTGTATGACAGGGATTTCTCATCGAGTCTGTTTTTATACTTTATACAGTCTGGTTCCTCGACAGAAGGACGTCCCACTTCCGCCCGCACAAACCCAGAAAAGTACACTGAATATTTTCACTGAGGTGACAGCGAGATAACAAGTCAAGCTGTATTTTCTATACGTAACTGAAAGAAAGTACCACAACAATAGATTGCGAGTAAATAGTTTTTTACTCGCAAGTGATTTTACTGTAAGAAAATGGTGAACAGTCTCTACTGTAGCTGATGTTTGCTCTAAACGTGTCAAGCACAAACTTTAGTTATTACACTTTGGTATAATAATACAGATCCAGATCCAAACACCCTCAGTTTAATTAGGCTTTGTGCATGTTAAAAacgaaacaacaaaaaaatcttaaactaTGATGATCACGTATATAAATCCAGGATGAAGGGAAAAACTAtataaat of the Cololabis saira isolate AMF1-May2022 chromosome 11, fColSai1.1, whole genome shotgun sequence genome contains:
- the LOC133454685 gene encoding butyrophilin subfamily 2 member A2-like, producing MGCKFNPKPSHPDLDVKVTWYWTAANPYQEVIRIDKRTEYSASSKYRGRVKFLMNELENGWAKLQLSNLRINDSGTYQCLVQTAEGTDYKTITLSVGAAYKSVTKRIERTGEKDTVLLTCQSEGYPESAVVWEDGHQQTHHTVNTTASVPDPIFKITSQIQVSSSEKNNYTCTFVNDGYSTTFHIPDEIPRVDGKNDAVIIVVSIMVIMTGIIVGVLAYRRRKETSPPSTTSYLAYDRDMSPSTSTYLKSDQENEDKETTVYEGEMEENLGLYLKTYYSEHILSKEMRQHCESFSVEELLQRLHNNEGHPVTLQDVLPEAGEVVLLEGTPESGKASITHLLMLSWTEGPTQSASNSLDLSRVEVFIYVNCSKVKGELFQEIIAQVSLSEKISTKELQTMLSRSRKSLLLLDGYREGDNSFDESLRSFLSERGNCKVLITTCSGQCPTLKQTLGSDRVLSLQIHYAKY